The Muricauda sp. SCSIO 65647 genome includes a region encoding these proteins:
- a CDS encoding glutaredoxin domain-containing protein, translating into MHKFLFFLLVTTSFFGQESPRVKVVEEAKGNRMAFYAYNEDHRDFDVLFKVKGTNFRQSAAKPRWIRIPSASKVHLKTIILLRNKKPQYNYTLDVNDSLSRRALKKEYTPIEIPPKMIQPKKHITIYVTETCPTCDSIIDKLNRNHYIFKSIRLSEKPKIKEYLSNALQAREKPLDSLQNPIINLGGYLYTWIKDYDMLLEELNKE; encoded by the coding sequence ATGCACAAATTTTTATTCTTCCTTTTGGTTACCACATCATTTTTCGGGCAGGAGTCACCAAGGGTCAAGGTGGTTGAAGAAGCCAAGGGCAATCGTATGGCCTTTTACGCCTATAATGAAGATCACCGTGATTTTGACGTGCTTTTTAAAGTGAAAGGGACCAATTTCAGACAAAGTGCGGCCAAACCTCGCTGGATAAGGATACCATCGGCCTCGAAGGTACATTTGAAGACCATTATCCTGCTTCGAAACAAAAAGCCCCAGTACAACTATACACTTGATGTCAATGACAGTTTATCTCGACGTGCCCTGAAAAAGGAATATACCCCGATTGAAATTCCACCAAAGATGATACAGCCCAAAAAGCACATTACCATTTATGTGACAGAAACATGCCCAACATGTGATTCGATCATCGACAAACTCAATAGAAACCATTATATATTCAAAAGCATTAGACTTTCGGAAAAACCCAAAATAAAAGAATACTTGTCGAATGCATTACAGGCAAGGGAAAAACCATTGGACTCACTGCAAAATCCGATCATAAACTTGGGAGGGTACCTGTACACTTGGATAAAGGATTATGATATGCTCTTGGAGGAATTGAATAAAGAATAA
- a CDS encoding mechanosensitive ion channel family protein, with product MEKNRWFHFIYEYLVEKGVSEVNSAYLNTTLLFILMIALVLLIDYVAWKSIRSLSARVARSTKTNFDDMMVANRLPRHLAHVIPLLLAFELTPFVFYDFSYAENIAMKILYILWVVVILRIIRSFLHTLKDYLKTLPKFKDKPIASYIQVFMIFAWIAGIMTIIAIITDISFWKFFTGLGAASAVILLIFRDTILGFVASIQVSINDMVRIGDWITFEKYGADGDVIEITLATVKVQNFDKTITTIPTYALISDSFKNWRGMQSSGGRRMKRAVILKQQSIKFLTDQEVDSLKKIELVRPYLTDRQEKIKAHNTLKEVDKSSLINGRNLTNLGVFRKYIETYLEKHSAVNKDMTLMTRQLEPTPQGIPLEVYAFSSDKRWQNYEYIMADIFDHILAAVPYFGLEIYELPTSLKTEAIS from the coding sequence ATGGAAAAGAACAGGTGGTTTCATTTTATATACGAATATCTAGTAGAAAAAGGTGTTTCAGAAGTCAATTCCGCTTATCTGAACACAACGCTTTTGTTCATTCTCATGATCGCTCTCGTTTTGTTGATCGATTATGTGGCCTGGAAAAGTATTCGATCCCTATCGGCCCGTGTGGCAAGAAGTACAAAGACCAATTTTGACGACATGATGGTCGCAAACCGCCTGCCAAGGCATCTTGCGCATGTTATACCCCTTTTGCTGGCCTTTGAGCTTACACCGTTCGTGTTTTATGACTTTTCGTACGCTGAAAACATTGCGATGAAAATACTCTACATACTCTGGGTAGTCGTCATCCTCAGAATCATTAGAAGTTTTCTGCATACGCTCAAAGATTATCTGAAAACACTACCAAAATTTAAAGATAAACCCATTGCCAGTTACATTCAGGTCTTCATGATTTTTGCTTGGATCGCGGGCATTATGACCATTATCGCGATCATTACCGATATCAGTTTTTGGAAATTTTTCACTGGTCTTGGTGCCGCCTCGGCGGTTATTCTTTTGATTTTCAGGGATACTATTTTGGGGTTCGTGGCCAGCATTCAGGTCAGCATCAACGATATGGTACGTATCGGTGACTGGATTACCTTCGAAAAATACGGTGCCGATGGTGATGTGATCGAAATCACCCTTGCCACGGTCAAGGTGCAGAACTTTGATAAGACCATTACCACCATACCCACCTATGCGCTGATTTCAGATAGTTTCAAGAACTGGAGAGGTATGCAGTCTTCTGGCGGAAGGCGCATGAAGAGAGCAGTAATCTTGAAGCAACAGAGCATCAAATTTTTGACGGACCAAGAAGTTGATTCGCTTAAGAAGATTGAATTGGTCAGACCCTACCTAACAGACCGGCAAGAGAAAATAAAGGCTCATAATACCTTAAAAGAAGTCGATAAATCATCGCTCATAAACGGAAGAAACCTCACCAATCTGGGGGTTTTTAGAAAGTATATCGAAACCTATCTTGAAAAGCATTCGGCCGTCAACAAAGACATGACCCTAATGACACGCCAATTAGAACCGACCCCGCAGGGCATCCCCCTAGAGGTCTATGCGTTCAGTAGCGACAAACGCTGGCAGAACTATGAGTACATCATGGCCGATATCTTTGATCATATTTTGGCGGCAGTACCTTATTTCGGACTGGAAATCTACGAGCTGCCCACCTCATTGAAGACCGAAGCGATTTCATAG
- a CDS encoding EamA family transporter: MGKHPNPTLVVLCFFSIYVIWGSTYLWNKIAVTELPPFMLAGMRFVVAGLLIFLIVALMRKNVGVTLRQLLNTFIAGFLFLSIGNGFAVWALQYIDSSFEALIISAQPLVILLMMWLLQGRKIQLMSMVGVVLGFLGIYLLVSQKALVQHENFFLGVFLVFLALLAWGYGSLFVGRADLPKNFFVNTGYQMLFGGLTMLLISFIIKEEWSGPWQWSTKVQGVMVLLIVFGSIIAFTSFNYLLKHVSPEKVATSTYVNPIVAMFLGWYFLNEQITLQSIIAAIVLFMGVYFINSKKKWQLFSRFKKVQ; the protein is encoded by the coding sequence ATGGGCAAACATCCGAATCCCACATTGGTGGTTCTATGCTTTTTCTCAATTTATGTTATTTGGGGATCTACCTATTTATGGAATAAGATAGCAGTGACCGAACTACCACCTTTTATGTTGGCAGGTATGCGTTTTGTCGTGGCCGGCCTTCTCATTTTTTTGATAGTGGCCTTGATGCGCAAAAACGTCGGTGTGACCCTTAGGCAACTACTGAACACCTTCATTGCAGGGTTTCTTTTTCTAAGTATTGGCAACGGTTTCGCCGTTTGGGCCCTGCAGTATATAGATAGCAGTTTTGAAGCTTTGATAATTTCGGCCCAGCCCTTGGTGATATTGTTGATGATGTGGTTACTGCAAGGCAGAAAGATACAATTGATGTCAATGGTGGGCGTGGTGTTGGGCTTTTTGGGTATTTACCTGTTGGTGAGCCAAAAAGCGCTGGTGCAACATGAAAACTTTTTCTTGGGTGTCTTTTTGGTTTTTTTGGCGTTACTGGCTTGGGGCTACGGTAGTCTTTTTGTGGGTAGGGCTGATCTGCCCAAGAATTTTTTTGTCAATACGGGCTATCAGATGTTGTTCGGTGGCCTCACCATGTTATTGATAAGCTTCATCATCAAAGAAGAATGGTCAGGTCCGTGGCAATGGAGCACCAAAGTACAGGGAGTCATGGTGCTCCTGATTGTTTTCGGCAGTATTATAGCGTTTACCTCTTTCAATTACCTGCTCAAACATGTTTCGCCCGAAAAGGTGGCCACCAGCACCTATGTGAATCCTATTGTCGCCATGTTCTTGGGTTGGTATTTCTTGAATGAACAGATTACCCTGCAGTCGATCATCGCGGCCATTGTACTGTTTATGGGAGTGTATTTTATCAATTCAAAGAAAAAATGGCAATTGTTCTCTCGCTTTAAGAAAGTACAGTAG